TTAGGCACGCCGCCAGCGTTCGTCCTGAGCCAGGATCAAACTCTCCAATAAAGTTTGATTGCTCATTTGTTCAAAAAAATTAACGTTGACGCTTTTGTTTTGTTTAGTTTTCAAAGAACTTTATTAAAACGACTTAATTATCATATCACTTCAGTCAGTTTGTGTCAACACTTTTTTAAATTCAATGTGTTGTCTGAAGCAGCGACAAGAAATAATATATCATATATTAAATAATAGTGTCAATTGGTTTTTACAAAAAAAATAAACAACCATCTATTGTTATACACTCGGTAATACAAATAGCTGGATAATAATTAGTGCTGTTAATCCTGGAATACCTAAAAAGCCCGATATAGCCGATGTAATAAAGTTTATCGGTATATGTAATCCTAAACTAGCCCCAAAAGCATTTAAGAAAAATAAAAACAAAGCACCAATTAATAGTTTAATAAACCCTTGCCCAATCATACGTAACGGTTTTATCGGAGCACCTACTAATAATAATAGCACGATAATAAATATAAAAATTGATATTACAAGAATAGGTTCCATTCCTATACCTCTCCTCTATTGTTTTTACTACAATATATTGAACAAGCATAGGAAAAAGAACTTTAAAATCATCTATATGATAGAAAAAAACACTTAACTTGTAATGTATATTTGGTTTAATTTGTTTTTGGACATAGATCAAATACATAAAAAACAAGAGTACGTTGTACCTATCGTCTTTCAAAAACGTGTTAAAAACGTAACGCTACGTCATATGTTCTTAAATAGTAAAAACAGCATCTAATTTTACTATATGAGCGTTACAACAAAACACTTAGGTGAATTTAGCCATTGATACTTGTCGATTTTTTGCTTCTCGTAGAAGGAAAAAATAGGTAGACTCTATAATCTTCAGATCATTAAGAAGCTCTCTTGATGGCTCAACACTTCTTTCAACAATCTGCTTATGATGTTCCCAATCTTCTTTCACTTCTTCAATCGTCTTAATAAGGGATTTATCGTATTGCTTACGTAACTTACCTTTTCTTAGAAAAAACATACTTAAACACCTCATCAAGTAGTCTTCACTTAGCTTGGATTATAATAGTTAGAGCTCTCTTCTACCCTCCAATGCTTTAGAAAGAGTTACTTCATCCGCATATTCTAAATCTCCACCAACAGGGAGACCGTGGGCAATTCTAGTCATTTTTATATTGGCTGGCTTTAGCAACCTAGATATATACATGGCGGTAGCTTCACCTTCTATATTAGGATTAGTTGCCAATATTATTTCTTGTATCTCATCATCTTGTAGTCTCTTTAACAGCTCAGGAATCTTTATATCTTCAGGTCCAATACCGTCCATTGGCGATATAGCACCATGTAAAACATGATACAATCCATTGTATTCTTTCATTTTTTCCATTGCAATTACATCTTTTGGGTCCTGAAGTACACAAATAACACTCCGATCGCGGCGCTCATCTTCACATATATAACATGGATCTTGGTCAGTAATATGGCCACATTTAGAGCAATACGTTAAATTTCTTTTGGCGTTGACTAAAGCTTTAGCAAAGTCAAGGACAACATCTTCTTTCATATTTAACACAAAAAAAGCCAGACGAACGGCCGTTTTTGGACCTATCCCTGGCAGCTTCATAAAACTATCGATTAGTTTTGATATTGGTTCAGGATAATGCATAGGATAA
The genomic region above belongs to Bacillus sp. SM2101 and contains:
- the recR gene encoding recombination mediator RecR, which codes for MHYPEPISKLIDSFMKLPGIGPKTAVRLAFFVLNMKEDVVLDFAKALVNAKRNLTYCSKCGHITDQDPCYICEDERRDRSVICVLQDPKDVIAMEKMKEYNGLYHVLHGAISPMDGIGPEDIKIPELLKRLQDDEIQEIILATNPNIEGEATAMYISRLLKPANIKMTRIAHGLPVGGDLEYADEVTLSKALEGRREL
- a CDS encoding pro-sigmaK processing inhibitor BofA family protein, whose translation is MEPILVISIFIFIIVLLLLVGAPIKPLRMIGQGFIKLLIGALFLFFLNAFGASLGLHIPINFITSAISGFLGIPGLTALIIIQLFVLPSV
- a CDS encoding YaaL family protein encodes the protein MFFLRKGKLRKQYDKSLIKTIEEVKEDWEHHKQIVERSVEPSRELLNDLKIIESTYFFLLREAKNRQVSMAKFT